DNA sequence from the Oryza brachyantha chromosome 5, ObraRS2, whole genome shotgun sequence genome:
aaaaaagaaaatgccaaaattaagaaacaaaacaacatcTACTAGTACTTGACTGCTAATATATGATCTACTAGATCACACAGGAATTAATCAATCTACCATGCATCTATCTTACCTCGGATGAATTATCAGAGTTGTGGTGGTGACTCCTGagctccggcggcgcggcggtgttGGAGAAGTCGAGCATGTTGCTGGTGGTGATGCATGACCTAGGAGAGGAAGCCAGGAGCATCTGGCTGAGCTGAGACTTACTGGCGCCTCCTGCTGCAGCCTGGATCTGATCGTGCTGATCTCCAGCAAGGTGGCTCCCATAGAAGCTGtaggcagcggcagcagcagcagtggtaGCTGCTTGAGCCATGGAGGCCTCCTCCTTCATGGCACCTGCAgcagccatgcatgcagcgCTCGCAGCTGGGGCGTGATCTCCCCAGTTCTCTAACCCCTTTGACAGGAGAGCTGCAGTGGCGCTGTACCTCTCCTGATCTCCAGCTAATCCCCCACTGTGTTGTTGGGGTACACACAGATGAACACAAAGCACATCAGTCCATGGAGATGGAAACAAGTGCAGAGTTAGTAACATGAAACACATGCATGCGTATATATCTCTTTTGATGATGGGGGGTTAGCGAAAAAGAGGAGAAGAACATTAGGAAAGGCTTGATCTGCTATAGGACAAAGTGGGTTAACTACTTTATTCCTTCCCCTAGAGTTACAGTTAATTATAGTTTCATTTACATGGATGATAAATGATTGGCTTGTTTCTTAATTAGTTGATTCGATCTCCTCCCTGCATGAACATGATCAGGGCTGGGCATATACTTATGTCATGCAGAGTTTTCAAGGGTGAAGTGAACACAATATAGAAGTAGAAATACTTGGAGAaattaagagagagagaggtgtttACAGAAGCAGTTGGCTCCATGACTCCGGCAAGTTCTCCTGGCCACCGCCGTCGTGCAAGCTCGGAAGAGAggcggtgccggcgccgtTCATCGGAACTAGACCTGAAGAGCCGTGCTGAAACTGCTGGGAGAAGATCAGCGAGGGAGAAGACAAGGAGGGCATGTTAGGAGAGGCCTCTTGGTCAGGCTCATGGCATGGCTTCAAGCTGCCCATCaaaccgccggcggcggtggccgtgcCTGTACCACTGCCACTCCAGATCATCTGCTGCACCAGAGAGCTCTGGAATTCTCCTCTATTCATCGTCACTGATACTGACAGAGGATTAGTAACCAGGATATGTACGAGTTCTTGCAGCGATTAAGCTGGGAAAGGAATGTGTGttttgctagctagctgtggcTATATCTCTTTGCATGCACCCTTGTGAACTGCAAATCTCAGGTCAATCTTAAAGAGGCCAGtggcttaattttttttttgtctgagAGAGATAGGGGTGTGTGTTTTCttgggagaggagaggaacagctgctgcaacaacaacaagaaggagcaggagagagaggagatgaggaggaggaggaagaagaagaagaaaaagcaTAGGGCCTGTTTGTTGAGGAATCTGggctttgttttgttttcctctcctctcttcctttTGCTTCACTCCTTTATTTGTGAACTTTCCCTTGctttcctcccctctccctgcATCCTCTCTcactcttttctctcttactCACACATAACCAATTTTTCCcctcatatttttgttttctttatttccaTTCTTCCCTGTCACTTTTGCTTTATCATTAAAGTGGTGTAGGAAAGGTATGTGAGACACACCATTCCGGACCAAAAGGAGCGGTTTAAAGACGAAGCCGGTGCTTGCTAATACTATAATTAATCTCTCTCTGGGATATGTTAATTACTCTGGGATATGTTAATTACAAGCTTGTTCCTTTCAggataacaattaattaagtggGAGATCATCGATGCATGATTATTAGCCATGAAGACCAGGAATGGAGcgagctaattaagctagcatTTTTGTACTGTTGTTACATTATTACATGCATGTGTGTATAGATGCGAGTAACCTCTGCAACACGCACATACACAGGGGATATATAGATGCAGCGGGAACAAACAACAGTGCACGCATGCACGCACAGAAAGCGATCATTCGTGCAGGAGTGGAAAGAATATCCGTTTACTTCATATATTCGTCCTCTGATGAATGTGTCGTTATTTGTATCTGTATCACGGATCACCAGAAACAATACGGTTTTATTGCTTTTTTCGAGGAGAAAAAGGGACATTATACCAGAAGTGGTAGTATATATACGGCTTAATTAGTGATACGGTTATGTTATACGTACGACACAATTTTAGTACATGCGTTCGACTGAAACACTGTAACCATGGATGACACAAAGGGTCAAGTGAGTAGTATTGTAGCCGTTGATCAATTGGGTTATACATAAGTCAGATAGTCGAGTCGTACGCATAGCAATTTCCTTTGGAATAATGAAACTCTTTTGGGATGTGTTAACTCTCGGCCTCTGCATTAACTAGGGATGCACGCACATTTACTTTACACCATTGTGGTTAACTAGCAGGCTGATCAGTGactggaaaataatttttggctCAAACTATCATATATGTGTCTATagagatttaaaaacaaatagtgAAAAATATACTGCGACGAAAATGCCCCAAAATCAACAGAAAAATTGAGTTTTAAAACTTAGAtctttgcttatgcttataagctgaAGGCTAACGATAAAAAACTACCCATACTTTGTTTGGGATGTAATGTGCTATATTGCATTCCCGATATTTGGTCGTATCAGCTCGGCCAGTGAAGGGATCCACACCAGCAAAAAGATTGCTTGACTAGCAACCGAACAGGTGAGGACCAAGCAAATCTTGtttgttttaagaaaaaatttgaTGCTCAATATCGCCCAAAAGCTGATAAAGCATATTTGTAGAACAAACTGATTGATTTAAAGCAGCCAGCTACTTGTACAGCTTTTTTAAGCTCTCATTTTTCCCCTaaagtgcatatatattatagtagCATTAATATGCCCTCTTGATTTCTATTTGAAAAGCCCTAGGATCacttttataaagaaaaattgtgcaaacaaataataatggtttaattataaaacagtACCCTTTCAATAAATCATTTCATAGTCTATTAAAACATGGAATATCTCAATTTCATTATGTTACTTATTTTTCCAGGAAACTAGTCGAAGATGCATGTAACATATAACATAAATGCGGCATATCATTCACTTCAATTAACATATTATCACCTGGTATATGTATATTCATAATTTGCTAGCTAGCAAGTTTGGTCTGTTTAAGGCATACAAATGCTCAGCGTTTCTCAATTTAGTCCATGGTTATtccatgaaaattttaagcaATACAGGATTGCTATAAGTacccaaaacatatatatttcctcACTCAAATAGTACAAATGCAGAAAAAATATGGGATATATGGATCTGAATCGATCGCAAGAAAACTGTATTCAATCACAAGCACAAATTCAAGatgatatttatttgaatcatataaatatttgaatgaATTACATAATATTAATGATACTGGTGATGACTGTGAATTAAGCATTCCATGTTATCtaaacttcattttttatgaatttatctTTGAAACTCATTAGGTATATCGAATATAGAGTACATGGTAATTTTAGAATCAGTACGTATGCAACCCCTCGTAAACAAAGTGAGAGCATGTTTGACGAAAAAACACATTACATGCCCTTGAACAGTACTAAACAggcctaattatttttatccacagaaaacacttttttttatttcttgcactttttatatttattttaaaaataaacagtcCCAAAACTTATGGCAAAATTACACCGTTTGGTAACGCCATACCACTGGTATATAAGACAACGCTACCACACGTACAAGTCTCTTGGCATGGCAAGGGTGTTGCAAAGTAAGCTAAATTGGCTGGCTAAAACCTCAGTGTGGGAATGGTTAGTTTCAGTCTGTTTATCCGCTTGAACCTATCCATAATATGCTTCATTGTATTTGAAATGTGCCCTTTAATTTAACGGACCAAATGGTTCTAATCCTAATAACCTAGGATCTATGGATCGATCCATCTAGCTATTGTACTCATTTtacccattttatttatatctatttagtACGTATAAACccggatctaaaatttttaaactcatgTTAACActacaaaatttatcaaatttggctAAAATTTGGTGAAACGGTACAAGAGCAACTTTCTATAAACTTTGATCCATTTCtatatgtgggacccacatcgGTCTCTTCTCCTATAAATTAGGTTATCCATATGCTATCTCCGTTttattgtaagtctttctagccttgcctaaatttattcattgatgagtgtatataatttatatatgtgtctagattcattagtatctgtataaatctagacaatgctaaaaagacttacattgtgaaatggaggaagtatcaCATATTCACACAATGAGCTCAGCATGGATTGACCCTATTGAACTATATGTTCATGAACTAAAACAAGGTTTAGATTAGTCCATATCTTATAATCATTCCCATCCTTACTAAAAACACTACCTTGCCAATAGATTATGACATGACAGTGTTAATTATCCTGCCACGTCAGGGACAACGTGGTGCTCAAATGGTAtagatttgaaaatatttttagggccattatttttaaaacaaatattaaaaatgtatcagttgtaaaaaaaaaccggCAAAATccaataaattatcttttcagAGATAAGCACTAAAAATTATGGACTACTGTTACCTTAGGAACTCTCGGAGTGGAGTTGTTTGCTAGTAGAAGGCTCACGACCATGTGAATTATTAATTGGATCCCAAGCAGGGTTACGTGTTTTTCATCAACGACCATATAGGAGTACTTAATCTACAATTTAATTCCATTACCTGTGCCAATTAACACCATGATTTTTCTTAGCAAAAAGGAAGGGTTAACATCATGCTTACATTCTGTTACTCCACCTACCTTCGAATAAAATTCCTTTTGCAAGCATGCAAGGACaaaaattaatagtcaaaacAGCACAAGCCACTGGCAGCACCGTCGGCAAAGCTCCACGTATCCATGCATGTGGTGGCTTGATGGCGAAGTGATGGAGCCAACTCCAGCATCATGTCGATCCTACGTGGCGACTGCagagaatttttaaaaaaataataatctgGCTCCAAGAAATTAAAATCGTAGAATTCACGTCAACGAGAGTACAGAAATTAAGATATACAATACATGATCTCATGATGGTAGTACTCAGTACTCCTTTTGAAGTACATGTGTACACACTTGTTAATACgcattaattacttttaagGCTGCGTGATTTAGCCAGAACTATCTGATAAAAACATGTACGTACATGTAGAGAACACGCTAATCACTCCGTAATCCTCACTGTCTCCGGCCCTCGCCCAGTCATGTCGATCAGGAAAGGCAGCCAACAAGCTGAAGGCACGTGTAGGGCAATAGAATATATATCGTTATAGCTAGCTAAAATGCGTGTTCTTCACCTTTCATATGCCCAGATAGATGATAAATTACAATAGAGACACTTTGATTGGGAACTGTGACTTTCTTATACTGATCAAATGACGTTTTTAGCGAGCAAATTATGTGTCCAGAAAGTAAACTGTTCACtttattctatattataagatttactgagtttgtctagattttttccatatattaatgtattatGTATAAATTCATTACCACATAAATATGTCTAATTAAactcattagcacataaataaatctaagcaaGCCCGGGGAGAATATTTATGAAGTAGCTAGTACATATCgatgaagaaaaatagaactagCAATTATTGGTTTGCTTCAATCAAATAGCCATCaaaattaagtgaattaaCACTTCTCTTCCTCCAAATTAATAGCCAAAACAAAATGAGAAGATAACTAAGCAAAGTATACCATGTGTATACATTAAGCAtgaagctaattaattatacaggcCACCtgattaattagatccatggaGAACATGTTGAGGTGCAAGGtgagaattttttatatgtgtgtaatGATTTTACTTTCTGATGAAGTCAGAGAGGTGGACATGGATGTGAAAGCAAGTGCAGGGTACATGAATGAAGGAACATTTGGCGTCTTTTTTCGCGTAGAGTGTATCGATAGATTGTACTTTTGGTGAAAGCCGCTTTAGCTGAAAGCTcctcgtctctctctctccctgcttttttgctcctctctctcgatcgatccatgCATCTCTGCTTTTGAGATCTTGGCTTACATATAGATAGAGCCCTATACGTTAATTAGCACACACTTGTCGTGCCAGTACGTGTTCATGCAAAAACAAATTCCCAATTAATTGACactgtcgtcgtcgttgtgTTAAGCTAGCTAGTGTTCCCTAGCTATATATGCACCAATGTATAAAACCCATGCATAGGGCCGGCTGGTCagctgtgctgtgctgtgctgtggTGTTTTAAAGCCTTCCTTGGGTTGTGATTTACGAATCGATCGATGTGACAATTAATTGTCACATATGATGATATGGAATATATGCATGCGTCCTATCTATCGATCAACTGTATTTTCGACCTCAGAATGTTGTGGTGGTATTCTAGCATAGCTGTAGATAGAaagcatatatacatttttatgACTTAAAACCAGGGGTGGAACCAGAAATTTATTAAACCTAGGgcttaataataaaatataaatcttttgaataaattttaactaaatattaataatttttccaTGCGATTTTTGGGCCAGGCGTGGGGCTCCAGCCCAAGCTACCCCACTCCTGGTACCGCCCATTCTTAAAACCATGCGTGCAGTTTTTGTGACATAATGgctttattttaataaaatataagtatttatatattgtttagcataAACTAagattgagaagaaaaaactatgGTATACCTTAATACGAGGGATATATGAGTGTGTGAGAATAGGTGGagataaaatcaaaaaaaaatttaatgagaAGTGATTGATTAAATAAGTAATAGTCTACCatgaatacttatattttagaatggggAGAGTACACGTTATGCGATAAAGAGCAGCCGGCGTGCTGCTAGTAACCCATGTTTGATTCTCCAGACCACGCTcacatattaataaaattgacATTGGCGGCTTTCTTCCCATTGTCTAACTTTATAAATTTCAAAAGATGTATGTACGAAAAAACATCTTGCTTCACTGATtgtacttaatttaattttttagagaTGTTTTATGTAAGAATCATTCATGAAAAGTAGACCAACTTAATTAGACTGTTTTAGAACATATATGAAATGTTCCAGTAATTTGAGGTTGCTCAATTCATTGAGATGTCAACTGTTTTAACCTCAATCGTATTTGAGTATCTGAGGTACGGTTTGCAACTTGTCAGATATGGACCGTCATGGATGGCTCTTTAGTTGTGGTTCCCTTTGTAGCTTACCAATTGgattttgtttgatttattgttGTTACAAATTGGTCTGTGCATGTTTGTTGTGATTGATCTCAAAGAAAtgatcatataaaattataaactaacatgtataataatataaaatgctCTAATCACATGTGTCAAATTAAAGAGTATGATAAACTTATGTTGAGCTCTTACTAATGATAAAGCTCTTGAACAGATTCATCCATTGAAGACCTTTAAAATGTCCACCATCACCAATGACACAGGAAAATTATAACACATATGATAATTTCAGTAATTATGTCCACAGATGAATATACTctatatgaaaaaaagaagattaaAATGAAACTTTTTGGAATGTGTGCTTTTGTTTGTTACAGTTGGACATTTACTAAAACGATCATTAATTATCATTTTCTTGTTGTGTATATTCCCATGCTCTACACGCTTGCGAGGGAAGAAACTTCTAGTACTAATCATATTCTTCAATACAACCCTACATAGCTAGCTAAATAATGCAAACTATTTTATCCAACTGTCGTTATAGTTATAATAAACAAGTGGCTTAAAGTGTACGTtaattaaggccttgtttagttccctaaattttttttccaaaaacatcacatcgaatttttggtcacctaaatgaagcactaaacatagatgaaacaaaaaattaattgcacagttatggaagaaatcttgagacgaatcttttgagcctgattagctcatgattagccttaagtgctacagtaaccaacatgtgctaacgacggattaattaggcttaaaagatttgtctcgcagtttctcggctagccataaaattcgttttttcattcgtgtccgaaaaccccttccgatatccgatcaaacatttgacgtgacacttctctcaaaaattttctcaatctaaacagcCAGCTCAGAATTATCACGAATGATTGATATACCAGGCTCACTGTACTTACATCTGGGCAGACCCTATAGagtaaatacaaatttaatcaTACACCCTAAAGCAGTGACATGTATGGTACATATATCTGTTAGGTCTACAtgactataaaatataaaaattaattaactagtagGCTATCTCAAATTTTAGCTGCTCTACTTACCCATCTGTTAGGTACAAAGCTAGCTAATGTATCCACTGCCGTGCAATATAGTAATTAGATGCcaagtaaattaattaaagtggAGGAAcacacgagaaaaaaaataagctataTAGCTAGAGACATCTAGGTTCGATCAATCAACAGTTGCAGTAAaactcatatataattttggactaatttatgagacgaatctattgagcctaattaatccataattatcatatgtgatgctacagtaaacatgtgctaattatggattaattaggcttaaaaacttttgtcacacgaattagctctcatttatataattagttttataagtagtttatatttaatattccaAATTCATCCGTGACAcggactaaagtttagtcctGGTATCCAAACACCACCGTAAAACCTAGATCAGCTAGCCATTCTGCATAACATAATCAATCAACTATACTGCATGGCGTGTTTTCTGGCGCTATCTATCATGCCAATATCATATGGgcatggattaattaacaaGATTAATGGGCAAAATAAAGCAAAGCATGGTGCCTGCCCTGCATCAAGCTGGGCACCGGCCGGCCGTACGCTGCTCCAAAATCTTTGTCGGGACAGCAAGTCTTTTCCAAAGGAAAACCCGTCTTTTCCTGCTTCTGCAGGCATTGAAACTGCTTCTCTCTCTTCACTCTGGGGGGTTTGGATTGGAAAAGGTtctgggagaagtgtcacgtcaaatatttgaccgaatgtcggaaggggtttttagatatgaataaaaaaaacgaatttcacggctagcctagaaaccgtgagacgaatcttttgagcctaattaatccgttattagcatatgttgattactgtagcacttatggctaatcatagactaattaggctcaaaaaattcgtctcaacatttcttccataatggtgcaattagttttttattttatctatatttaatactttatttaggtgtctaaaaattcgatgcgatgtttttggaaaaaaaatttagaaactaaacaggacctCTGTGTTGTTTCGTAGCTGCAACTATCGAGGGAATCTTAGCATGCATAGCGTTCTTCCTTTGGTTTTGTCTTGTTTCTTCAGGATGATATTCGCCACTACGATCACCGGATGAGATAGATCGATGATCAGGCGAGCTTAGGCTAGTACTcgtcactcactcactcagtcACACGTCACCATCTAATCACACGAATCTCGATCGATTAGGGGATGGTCACTGCATGGAATTGCCCGGACAAAGGGAATAGTGAT
Encoded proteins:
- the LOC102707217 gene encoding transcription factor bHLH68-like isoform X2 — protein: MNRGEFQSSLVQQMIWSGSGTGTATAAGGLMGSLKPCHEPDQEASPNMPSLSSPSLIFSQQFQHGSSGLVPMNGAGTASLPSLHDGGGQENLPESWSQLLLGGLAGDQERYSATAALLSKGLENWGDHAPAASAACMAAAGAMKEEASMAQAATTAAAAAAYSFYGSHLAGDQHDQIQAAAGGASKSQLSQMLLASSPRSCITTSNMLDFSNTAAPPELRSHHHNSDNSSECNSTATGSALKKARVQASSSAQSTLKVRKERLGDRITALHQIVSPFGKTDTASVLQETIGYIRFLLSQIEALSYPYMGDANGTGPTQNLLNHNGNTGAQQPAAQPEQQGVNEEGKRDLRSRGLCLVPVSCTSHFGGDNAADYWAPAPLGGILR
- the LOC102707217 gene encoding transcription factor bHLH68-like isoform X1, whose translation is MNRGEFQSSLVQQMIWSGSGTGTATAAGGLMGSLKPCHEPDQEASPNMPSLSSPSLIFSQQFQHGSSGLVPMNGAGTASLPSLHDGGGQENLPESWSQLLLGGLAGDQERYSATAALLSKGLENWGDHAPAASAACMAAAGAMKEEASMAQAATTAAAAAAYSFYGSHLAGDQHDQIQAAAGGASKSQLSQMLLASSPRSCITTSNMLDFSNTAAPPELRSHHHNSDNSSECNSTATGSALKKARVQASSSAQSTLKVRKERLGDRITALHQIVSPFGKTDTASVLQETIGYIRFLLSQIEALSYPYMGDANGTGPTQNGPGGERNPGLFPEYPGQLLNHNGNTGAQQPAAQPEQQGVNEEGKRDLRSRGLCLVPVSCTSHFGGDNAADYWAPAPLGGILR